The following are encoded together in the Microtus pennsylvanicus isolate mMicPen1 chromosome 8, mMicPen1.hap1, whole genome shotgun sequence genome:
- the Znf384 gene encoding zinc finger protein 384 isoform X1: MEESHFNSNPYFWPSIPTVSGQIENTMFINKMKDQLLPEKGCGLAPPHYPTLLTVPASVSLSSGISMDTESKSEQLTPHSQASVTQNITVVPVPSTGLMTAGVSCSQRWRREGSQSRGPGLVITSPSGSLVTTASSAQTFPISAPMIVSALPPGSQALQVVPDLSKKVASTLAEEGGGGGGGGGNVAPPKPPRGRKKKRMLESGLPEMNDPYVLAPDDDDDHHKDGKTYRSEGNCGTGNGQSLGLMDSVPGSTTNLLCDPGCRMCSLTFYSKSEMQIHSKSHTETKPHKCPHCSKTFANSSYLAQHIRIHSGAKPYSCNFCEKSFRQLSHLQQHTRIHSKMHTETIKPHKCPHCSKTFANTSYLAQHLRIHSGAKPYNCSYCQKAFRQLSHLQQHTRIHTGDRPYKCAHPGCEKAFTQLSNLQSHRRQHNKDKPFKCHNCHRAYTDAASLEAHLSTHTVKHAKVYTCTICSRAYTSETYLMKHMRKHNPPDLQQQVQAAAAAAAVAQAQAQAQAQAQAQAQAQAQAQASQASQQQQQQQPPPPQPPHFQSPGGAPQGGGGGDSNPNPPPQCSFDLTPYKTAEHHKDICLTVTTSTIQVEHLASS, from the exons ATGGAAGAGTCTCACTTCAATTCTAACCCGTACTTCTGGCCTTCTATCCCCACAGTCTCAGGGCAG aTTGAAAACACAATGTTCATCAACAAGATGAAGGATCAGCTATTGCCAGAAAAGGGCTGTGGACTGGCGCCACCTCACTATCCCACTTTGCTGACAgtgcctgcctcagtgtccctgtcCTCTGGCATTAGCATGGACACAGAGTCCAAGTCAGAGCAGCTGACCCCACACAGTCAGGCATCTGTTACCCAGAACATTACTGTGGTCCCTGTGCCATCTACAGGACTGATGACAGCGG GAGTCTCCTGTTCTCAGAggtggagaagagaagggagtcaATCAAGGG GTCCTGGTTTGGTAATCACATCCCCCTCAGGCTCTCTTGTGACCACAGCGTCATCAGCTCAGACCTTCCCTATATCGGCTCCCATGATTGTCTCAGCTCTTCCCCCTGGCTCACAAGCCCTACAGGTGGTCCCTGACCTCTCCAAGAAGGTAGCATCAACCCTAGCTGAGGAAGGAggcggaggtggtggtggaggtggcaaTGTGGCTCCTCCTAAACCTCCTCGGGGCCGCAAGAAGAAGCGGATGCTGGAATCAGGGCTTCCTGAGATGAATGACCCTTATGTCCTTGCCCCTGATGACGACGATGACCATCACAAAGATGGCAAGACCTACAG GAGCGAAGGGAACTGCGGCACAGGAAATGGACAGAGCCTTGGGCTCATGGATTCAGTTCCCGGCTCCACCACGAacttgctgtgtgaccctgg GTGCCGGATGTGCTCACTGACCTTCTACTCAAAGTCGGAGATGCAGATCCACTCCAAGTCACACACCGAGACCAAGCCCCACAAGTGCCCGCACTGCTCCAAGACCTTCGCCAACAGCTCCTACCTGGCCCAGCACATCCGTATCCACTCGGGGGCCAAGCCCTATAGTTGTAACTTCTGTGAGAAATCCTTCCGCCAGCTCTCCCATCTGCAGCAACACACCCG GATCCACTCCAAGATGCACACGGAGACCATCAAGCCCCACAAGTGCCCACACTGCTCCAAGACCTTCGCCAACACCTCCTACCTGGCTCAGCACCTCCGTATCCACTCGGGGGCCAAGCCCTACAACTGTTCCTACTGCCAGAAGGCCTTCCgccagctctcccacctccaGCAGCACACACG AATCCACACCGGTGATAGGCCGTACAAATGTGCACACCCAGGCTGTGAGAAGGCCTTTACACAACTCTCCAATCTACAG TCTCACAGAAGGCAGCACAACAAAGACAAACCCTTCAAGTGCCACAATTGTCACCGAGCGTACACAGATGCAGCCTCACTAGAGGCTCACTTATCTACACATACGGTGAAGCACGCCAAGGTGTATACCTGCACAATCTGTAGTCGGGCATACACATCG GAAACATATCTTATGAAACACATGCGCAAACACAACCCTCCTGATCTTCAGCAACAAGTGCaagcggcggcggcagcagcagcagtggcccaggctcaggcccaggcccaggcccaggcccaggcccaggctcaggctcaggcccaggcccaggcttcCCAGGcatcacagcagcagcagcagcaacagcctccaccaccacaaccaccacactTCCAGTCACCTGGGGGAGCTCcccagggtgggggtggtggggacaGCAACCCGAACCCTCCACCCCAGTGTTCCTTTGACCTGACCCCCTATAAGACGGCAGAGCATCATAAAGACATCTGCCTCACTGTCACCACCAGCACCATCCAGGTGGAGCACCTGGCCAGCTCTTAG
- the Znf384 gene encoding zinc finger protein 384 isoform X7, with protein MEESHFNSNPYFWPSIPTVSGQIENTMFINKMKDQLLPEKGCGLAPPHYPTLLTVPASVSLSSGISMDTESKSEQLTPHSQASVTQNITVVPVPSTGLMTAGPGLVITSPSGSLVTTASSAQTFPISAPMIVSALPPGSQALQVVPDLSKKVASTLAEEGGGGGGGGGNVAPPKPPRGRKKKRMLESGLPEMNDPYVLAPDDDDDHHKDGKTYRSEGNCGTGNGQSLGLMDSVPGSTTNLLCDPGCRMCSLTFYSKSEMQIHSKSHTETKPHKCPHCSKTFANSSYLAQHIRIHSGAKPYSCNFCEKSFRQLSHLQQHTRIHTGDRPYKCAHPGCEKAFTQLSNLQSHRRQHNKDKPFKCHNCHRAYTDAASLEAHLSTHTVKHAKVYTCTICSRAYTSETYLMKHMRKHNPPDLQQQVQAAAAAAAVAQAQAQAQAQAQAQAQAQAQAQASQASQQQQQQQPPPPQPPHFQSPGGAPQGGGGGDSNPNPPPQCSFDLTPYKTAEHHKDICLTVTTSTIQVEHLASS; from the exons ATGGAAGAGTCTCACTTCAATTCTAACCCGTACTTCTGGCCTTCTATCCCCACAGTCTCAGGGCAG aTTGAAAACACAATGTTCATCAACAAGATGAAGGATCAGCTATTGCCAGAAAAGGGCTGTGGACTGGCGCCACCTCACTATCCCACTTTGCTGACAgtgcctgcctcagtgtccctgtcCTCTGGCATTAGCATGGACACAGAGTCCAAGTCAGAGCAGCTGACCCCACACAGTCAGGCATCTGTTACCCAGAACATTACTGTGGTCCCTGTGCCATCTACAGGACTGATGACAGCGG GTCCTGGTTTGGTAATCACATCCCCCTCAGGCTCTCTTGTGACCACAGCGTCATCAGCTCAGACCTTCCCTATATCGGCTCCCATGATTGTCTCAGCTCTTCCCCCTGGCTCACAAGCCCTACAGGTGGTCCCTGACCTCTCCAAGAAGGTAGCATCAACCCTAGCTGAGGAAGGAggcggaggtggtggtggaggtggcaaTGTGGCTCCTCCTAAACCTCCTCGGGGCCGCAAGAAGAAGCGGATGCTGGAATCAGGGCTTCCTGAGATGAATGACCCTTATGTCCTTGCCCCTGATGACGACGATGACCATCACAAAGATGGCAAGACCTACAG GAGCGAAGGGAACTGCGGCACAGGAAATGGACAGAGCCTTGGGCTCATGGATTCAGTTCCCGGCTCCACCACGAacttgctgtgtgaccctgg GTGCCGGATGTGCTCACTGACCTTCTACTCAAAGTCGGAGATGCAGATCCACTCCAAGTCACACACCGAGACCAAGCCCCACAAGTGCCCGCACTGCTCCAAGACCTTCGCCAACAGCTCCTACCTGGCCCAGCACATCCGTATCCACTCGGGGGCCAAGCCCTATAGTTGTAACTTCTGTGAGAAATCCTTCCGCCAGCTCTCCCATCTGCAGCAACACACCCG AATCCACACCGGTGATAGGCCGTACAAATGTGCACACCCAGGCTGTGAGAAGGCCTTTACACAACTCTCCAATCTACAG TCTCACAGAAGGCAGCACAACAAAGACAAACCCTTCAAGTGCCACAATTGTCACCGAGCGTACACAGATGCAGCCTCACTAGAGGCTCACTTATCTACACATACGGTGAAGCACGCCAAGGTGTATACCTGCACAATCTGTAGTCGGGCATACACATCG GAAACATATCTTATGAAACACATGCGCAAACACAACCCTCCTGATCTTCAGCAACAAGTGCaagcggcggcggcagcagcagcagtggcccaggctcaggcccaggcccaggcccaggcccaggcccaggctcaggctcaggcccaggcccaggcttcCCAGGcatcacagcagcagcagcagcaacagcctccaccaccacaaccaccacactTCCAGTCACCTGGGGGAGCTCcccagggtgggggtggtggggacaGCAACCCGAACCCTCCACCCCAGTGTTCCTTTGACCTGACCCCCTATAAGACGGCAGAGCATCATAAAGACATCTGCCTCACTGTCACCACCAGCACCATCCAGGTGGAGCACCTGGCCAGCTCTTAG
- the Znf384 gene encoding zinc finger protein 384 isoform X8, with protein sequence MEESHFNSNPYFWPSIPTVSGQIENTMFINKMKDQLLPEKGCGLAPPHYPTLLTVPASVSLSSGISMDTESKSEQLTPHSQASVTQNITVVPVPSTGLMTAGVSCSQRWRREGSQSRGPGLVITSPSGSLVTTASSAQTFPISAPMIVSALPPGSQALQVVPDLSKKVASTLAEEGGGGGGGGGNVAPPKPPRGRKKKRMLESGLPEMNDPYVLAPDDDDDHHKDGKTYRCRMCSLTFYSKSEMQIHSKSHTETKPHKCPHCSKTFANSSYLAQHIRIHSGAKPYSCNFCEKSFRQLSHLQQHTRIHTGDRPYKCAHPGCEKAFTQLSNLQSHRRQHNKDKPFKCHNCHRAYTDAASLEAHLSTHTVKHAKVYTCTICSRAYTSETYLMKHMRKHNPPDLQQQVQAAAAAAAVAQAQAQAQAQAQAQAQAQAQAQASQASQQQQQQQPPPPQPPHFQSPGGAPQGGGGGDSNPNPPPQCSFDLTPYKTAEHHKDICLTVTTSTIQVEHLASS encoded by the exons ATGGAAGAGTCTCACTTCAATTCTAACCCGTACTTCTGGCCTTCTATCCCCACAGTCTCAGGGCAG aTTGAAAACACAATGTTCATCAACAAGATGAAGGATCAGCTATTGCCAGAAAAGGGCTGTGGACTGGCGCCACCTCACTATCCCACTTTGCTGACAgtgcctgcctcagtgtccctgtcCTCTGGCATTAGCATGGACACAGAGTCCAAGTCAGAGCAGCTGACCCCACACAGTCAGGCATCTGTTACCCAGAACATTACTGTGGTCCCTGTGCCATCTACAGGACTGATGACAGCGG GAGTCTCCTGTTCTCAGAggtggagaagagaagggagtcaATCAAGGG GTCCTGGTTTGGTAATCACATCCCCCTCAGGCTCTCTTGTGACCACAGCGTCATCAGCTCAGACCTTCCCTATATCGGCTCCCATGATTGTCTCAGCTCTTCCCCCTGGCTCACAAGCCCTACAGGTGGTCCCTGACCTCTCCAAGAAGGTAGCATCAACCCTAGCTGAGGAAGGAggcggaggtggtggtggaggtggcaaTGTGGCTCCTCCTAAACCTCCTCGGGGCCGCAAGAAGAAGCGGATGCTGGAATCAGGGCTTCCTGAGATGAATGACCCTTATGTCCTTGCCCCTGATGACGACGATGACCATCACAAAGATGGCAAGACCTACAG GTGCCGGATGTGCTCACTGACCTTCTACTCAAAGTCGGAGATGCAGATCCACTCCAAGTCACACACCGAGACCAAGCCCCACAAGTGCCCGCACTGCTCCAAGACCTTCGCCAACAGCTCCTACCTGGCCCAGCACATCCGTATCCACTCGGGGGCCAAGCCCTATAGTTGTAACTTCTGTGAGAAATCCTTCCGCCAGCTCTCCCATCTGCAGCAACACACCCG AATCCACACCGGTGATAGGCCGTACAAATGTGCACACCCAGGCTGTGAGAAGGCCTTTACACAACTCTCCAATCTACAG TCTCACAGAAGGCAGCACAACAAAGACAAACCCTTCAAGTGCCACAATTGTCACCGAGCGTACACAGATGCAGCCTCACTAGAGGCTCACTTATCTACACATACGGTGAAGCACGCCAAGGTGTATACCTGCACAATCTGTAGTCGGGCATACACATCG GAAACATATCTTATGAAACACATGCGCAAACACAACCCTCCTGATCTTCAGCAACAAGTGCaagcggcggcggcagcagcagcagtggcccaggctcaggcccaggcccaggcccaggcccaggcccaggctcaggctcaggcccaggcccaggcttcCCAGGcatcacagcagcagcagcagcaacagcctccaccaccacaaccaccacactTCCAGTCACCTGGGGGAGCTCcccagggtgggggtggtggggacaGCAACCCGAACCCTCCACCCCAGTGTTCCTTTGACCTGACCCCCTATAAGACGGCAGAGCATCATAAAGACATCTGCCTCACTGTCACCACCAGCACCATCCAGGTGGAGCACCTGGCCAGCTCTTAG
- the Znf384 gene encoding zinc finger protein 384 isoform X9, which produces MEESHFNSNPYFWPSIPTVSGQIENTMFINKMKDQLLPEKGCGLAPPHYPTLLTVPASVSLSSGISMDTESKSEQLTPHSQASVTQNITVVPVPSTGLMTAGPGLVITSPSGSLVTTASSAQTFPISAPMIVSALPPGSQALQVVPDLSKKVASTLAEEGGGGGGGGGNVAPPKPPRGRKKKRMLESGLPEMNDPYVLAPDDDDDHHKDGKTYRCRMCSLTFYSKSEMQIHSKSHTETKPHKCPHCSKTFANSSYLAQHIRIHSGAKPYSCNFCEKSFRQLSHLQQHTRIHTGDRPYKCAHPGCEKAFTQLSNLQSHRRQHNKDKPFKCHNCHRAYTDAASLEAHLSTHTVKHAKVYTCTICSRAYTSETYLMKHMRKHNPPDLQQQVQAAAAAAAVAQAQAQAQAQAQAQAQAQAQAQASQASQQQQQQQPPPPQPPHFQSPGGAPQGGGGGDSNPNPPPQCSFDLTPYKTAEHHKDICLTVTTSTIQVEHLASS; this is translated from the exons ATGGAAGAGTCTCACTTCAATTCTAACCCGTACTTCTGGCCTTCTATCCCCACAGTCTCAGGGCAG aTTGAAAACACAATGTTCATCAACAAGATGAAGGATCAGCTATTGCCAGAAAAGGGCTGTGGACTGGCGCCACCTCACTATCCCACTTTGCTGACAgtgcctgcctcagtgtccctgtcCTCTGGCATTAGCATGGACACAGAGTCCAAGTCAGAGCAGCTGACCCCACACAGTCAGGCATCTGTTACCCAGAACATTACTGTGGTCCCTGTGCCATCTACAGGACTGATGACAGCGG GTCCTGGTTTGGTAATCACATCCCCCTCAGGCTCTCTTGTGACCACAGCGTCATCAGCTCAGACCTTCCCTATATCGGCTCCCATGATTGTCTCAGCTCTTCCCCCTGGCTCACAAGCCCTACAGGTGGTCCCTGACCTCTCCAAGAAGGTAGCATCAACCCTAGCTGAGGAAGGAggcggaggtggtggtggaggtggcaaTGTGGCTCCTCCTAAACCTCCTCGGGGCCGCAAGAAGAAGCGGATGCTGGAATCAGGGCTTCCTGAGATGAATGACCCTTATGTCCTTGCCCCTGATGACGACGATGACCATCACAAAGATGGCAAGACCTACAG GTGCCGGATGTGCTCACTGACCTTCTACTCAAAGTCGGAGATGCAGATCCACTCCAAGTCACACACCGAGACCAAGCCCCACAAGTGCCCGCACTGCTCCAAGACCTTCGCCAACAGCTCCTACCTGGCCCAGCACATCCGTATCCACTCGGGGGCCAAGCCCTATAGTTGTAACTTCTGTGAGAAATCCTTCCGCCAGCTCTCCCATCTGCAGCAACACACCCG AATCCACACCGGTGATAGGCCGTACAAATGTGCACACCCAGGCTGTGAGAAGGCCTTTACACAACTCTCCAATCTACAG TCTCACAGAAGGCAGCACAACAAAGACAAACCCTTCAAGTGCCACAATTGTCACCGAGCGTACACAGATGCAGCCTCACTAGAGGCTCACTTATCTACACATACGGTGAAGCACGCCAAGGTGTATACCTGCACAATCTGTAGTCGGGCATACACATCG GAAACATATCTTATGAAACACATGCGCAAACACAACCCTCCTGATCTTCAGCAACAAGTGCaagcggcggcggcagcagcagcagtggcccaggctcaggcccaggcccaggcccaggcccaggcccaggctcaggctcaggcccaggcccaggcttcCCAGGcatcacagcagcagcagcagcaacagcctccaccaccacaaccaccacactTCCAGTCACCTGGGGGAGCTCcccagggtgggggtggtggggacaGCAACCCGAACCCTCCACCCCAGTGTTCCTTTGACCTGACCCCCTATAAGACGGCAGAGCATCATAAAGACATCTGCCTCACTGTCACCACCAGCACCATCCAGGTGGAGCACCTGGCCAGCTCTTAG
- the Znf384 gene encoding zinc finger protein 384 isoform X6: MEESHFNSNPYFWPSIPTVSGQIENTMFINKMKDQLLPEKGCGLAPPHYPTLLTVPASVSLSSGISMDTESKSEQLTPHSQASVTQNITVVPVPSTGLMTAGVSCSQRWRREGSQSRGPGLVITSPSGSLVTTASSAQTFPISAPMIVSALPPGSQALQVVPDLSKKVASTLAEEGGGGGGGGGNVAPPKPPRGRKKKRMLESGLPEMNDPYVLAPDDDDDHHKDGKTYRSEGNCGTGNGQSLGLMDSVPGSTTNLLCDPGCRMCSLTFYSKSEMQIHSKSHTETKPHKCPHCSKTFANSSYLAQHIRIHSGAKPYSCNFCEKSFRQLSHLQQHTRIHTGDRPYKCAHPGCEKAFTQLSNLQSHRRQHNKDKPFKCHNCHRAYTDAASLEAHLSTHTVKHAKVYTCTICSRAYTSETYLMKHMRKHNPPDLQQQVQAAAAAAAVAQAQAQAQAQAQAQAQAQAQAQASQASQQQQQQQPPPPQPPHFQSPGGAPQGGGGGDSNPNPPPQCSFDLTPYKTAEHHKDICLTVTTSTIQVEHLASS, from the exons ATGGAAGAGTCTCACTTCAATTCTAACCCGTACTTCTGGCCTTCTATCCCCACAGTCTCAGGGCAG aTTGAAAACACAATGTTCATCAACAAGATGAAGGATCAGCTATTGCCAGAAAAGGGCTGTGGACTGGCGCCACCTCACTATCCCACTTTGCTGACAgtgcctgcctcagtgtccctgtcCTCTGGCATTAGCATGGACACAGAGTCCAAGTCAGAGCAGCTGACCCCACACAGTCAGGCATCTGTTACCCAGAACATTACTGTGGTCCCTGTGCCATCTACAGGACTGATGACAGCGG GAGTCTCCTGTTCTCAGAggtggagaagagaagggagtcaATCAAGGG GTCCTGGTTTGGTAATCACATCCCCCTCAGGCTCTCTTGTGACCACAGCGTCATCAGCTCAGACCTTCCCTATATCGGCTCCCATGATTGTCTCAGCTCTTCCCCCTGGCTCACAAGCCCTACAGGTGGTCCCTGACCTCTCCAAGAAGGTAGCATCAACCCTAGCTGAGGAAGGAggcggaggtggtggtggaggtggcaaTGTGGCTCCTCCTAAACCTCCTCGGGGCCGCAAGAAGAAGCGGATGCTGGAATCAGGGCTTCCTGAGATGAATGACCCTTATGTCCTTGCCCCTGATGACGACGATGACCATCACAAAGATGGCAAGACCTACAG GAGCGAAGGGAACTGCGGCACAGGAAATGGACAGAGCCTTGGGCTCATGGATTCAGTTCCCGGCTCCACCACGAacttgctgtgtgaccctgg GTGCCGGATGTGCTCACTGACCTTCTACTCAAAGTCGGAGATGCAGATCCACTCCAAGTCACACACCGAGACCAAGCCCCACAAGTGCCCGCACTGCTCCAAGACCTTCGCCAACAGCTCCTACCTGGCCCAGCACATCCGTATCCACTCGGGGGCCAAGCCCTATAGTTGTAACTTCTGTGAGAAATCCTTCCGCCAGCTCTCCCATCTGCAGCAACACACCCG AATCCACACCGGTGATAGGCCGTACAAATGTGCACACCCAGGCTGTGAGAAGGCCTTTACACAACTCTCCAATCTACAG TCTCACAGAAGGCAGCACAACAAAGACAAACCCTTCAAGTGCCACAATTGTCACCGAGCGTACACAGATGCAGCCTCACTAGAGGCTCACTTATCTACACATACGGTGAAGCACGCCAAGGTGTATACCTGCACAATCTGTAGTCGGGCATACACATCG GAAACATATCTTATGAAACACATGCGCAAACACAACCCTCCTGATCTTCAGCAACAAGTGCaagcggcggcggcagcagcagcagtggcccaggctcaggcccaggcccaggcccaggcccaggcccaggctcaggctcaggcccaggcccaggcttcCCAGGcatcacagcagcagcagcagcaacagcctccaccaccacaaccaccacactTCCAGTCACCTGGGGGAGCTCcccagggtgggggtggtggggacaGCAACCCGAACCCTCCACCCCAGTGTTCCTTTGACCTGACCCCCTATAAGACGGCAGAGCATCATAAAGACATCTGCCTCACTGTCACCACCAGCACCATCCAGGTGGAGCACCTGGCCAGCTCTTAG
- the Znf384 gene encoding zinc finger protein 384 isoform X3, giving the protein MEESHFNSNPYFWPSIPTVSGQIENTMFINKMKDQLLPEKGCGLAPPHYPTLLTVPASVSLSSGISMDTESKSEQLTPHSQASVTQNITVVPVPSTGLMTAGPGLVITSPSGSLVTTASSAQTFPISAPMIVSALPPGSQALQVVPDLSKKVASTLAEEGGGGGGGGGNVAPPKPPRGRKKKRMLESGLPEMNDPYVLAPDDDDDHHKDGKTYRSEGNCGTGNGQSLGLMDSVPGSTTNLLCDPGCRMCSLTFYSKSEMQIHSKSHTETKPHKCPHCSKTFANSSYLAQHIRIHSGAKPYSCNFCEKSFRQLSHLQQHTRIHSKMHTETIKPHKCPHCSKTFANTSYLAQHLRIHSGAKPYNCSYCQKAFRQLSHLQQHTRIHTGDRPYKCAHPGCEKAFTQLSNLQSHRRQHNKDKPFKCHNCHRAYTDAASLEAHLSTHTVKHAKVYTCTICSRAYTSETYLMKHMRKHNPPDLQQQVQAAAAAAAVAQAQAQAQAQAQAQAQAQAQAQASQASQQQQQQQPPPPQPPHFQSPGGAPQGGGGGDSNPNPPPQCSFDLTPYKTAEHHKDICLTVTTSTIQVEHLASS; this is encoded by the exons ATGGAAGAGTCTCACTTCAATTCTAACCCGTACTTCTGGCCTTCTATCCCCACAGTCTCAGGGCAG aTTGAAAACACAATGTTCATCAACAAGATGAAGGATCAGCTATTGCCAGAAAAGGGCTGTGGACTGGCGCCACCTCACTATCCCACTTTGCTGACAgtgcctgcctcagtgtccctgtcCTCTGGCATTAGCATGGACACAGAGTCCAAGTCAGAGCAGCTGACCCCACACAGTCAGGCATCTGTTACCCAGAACATTACTGTGGTCCCTGTGCCATCTACAGGACTGATGACAGCGG GTCCTGGTTTGGTAATCACATCCCCCTCAGGCTCTCTTGTGACCACAGCGTCATCAGCTCAGACCTTCCCTATATCGGCTCCCATGATTGTCTCAGCTCTTCCCCCTGGCTCACAAGCCCTACAGGTGGTCCCTGACCTCTCCAAGAAGGTAGCATCAACCCTAGCTGAGGAAGGAggcggaggtggtggtggaggtggcaaTGTGGCTCCTCCTAAACCTCCTCGGGGCCGCAAGAAGAAGCGGATGCTGGAATCAGGGCTTCCTGAGATGAATGACCCTTATGTCCTTGCCCCTGATGACGACGATGACCATCACAAAGATGGCAAGACCTACAG GAGCGAAGGGAACTGCGGCACAGGAAATGGACAGAGCCTTGGGCTCATGGATTCAGTTCCCGGCTCCACCACGAacttgctgtgtgaccctgg GTGCCGGATGTGCTCACTGACCTTCTACTCAAAGTCGGAGATGCAGATCCACTCCAAGTCACACACCGAGACCAAGCCCCACAAGTGCCCGCACTGCTCCAAGACCTTCGCCAACAGCTCCTACCTGGCCCAGCACATCCGTATCCACTCGGGGGCCAAGCCCTATAGTTGTAACTTCTGTGAGAAATCCTTCCGCCAGCTCTCCCATCTGCAGCAACACACCCG GATCCACTCCAAGATGCACACGGAGACCATCAAGCCCCACAAGTGCCCACACTGCTCCAAGACCTTCGCCAACACCTCCTACCTGGCTCAGCACCTCCGTATCCACTCGGGGGCCAAGCCCTACAACTGTTCCTACTGCCAGAAGGCCTTCCgccagctctcccacctccaGCAGCACACACG AATCCACACCGGTGATAGGCCGTACAAATGTGCACACCCAGGCTGTGAGAAGGCCTTTACACAACTCTCCAATCTACAG TCTCACAGAAGGCAGCACAACAAAGACAAACCCTTCAAGTGCCACAATTGTCACCGAGCGTACACAGATGCAGCCTCACTAGAGGCTCACTTATCTACACATACGGTGAAGCACGCCAAGGTGTATACCTGCACAATCTGTAGTCGGGCATACACATCG GAAACATATCTTATGAAACACATGCGCAAACACAACCCTCCTGATCTTCAGCAACAAGTGCaagcggcggcggcagcagcagcagtggcccaggctcaggcccaggcccaggcccaggcccaggcccaggctcaggctcaggcccaggcccaggcttcCCAGGcatcacagcagcagcagcagcaacagcctccaccaccacaaccaccacactTCCAGTCACCTGGGGGAGCTCcccagggtgggggtggtggggacaGCAACCCGAACCCTCCACCCCAGTGTTCCTTTGACCTGACCCCCTATAAGACGGCAGAGCATCATAAAGACATCTGCCTCACTGTCACCACCAGCACCATCCAGGTGGAGCACCTGGCCAGCTCTTAG